Proteins from a genomic interval of Acidimicrobiales bacterium:
- a CDS encoding glycerate kinase yields MPHLVAAPDKFRGTAAASEVAAAVARAGASLGWSCTEVPMADGGEGILDVLGGRVRRTSVQGPLGEPVTAEWRLDDRTAVVEMARASGLELAGGPRGNDPVAASTTGTGQLIAAAVAAGARRVIVGVGGSATTDGGLGALRALEPHPRLAQVELIVACDVTTTFVDAAEHFAPQKGASPAQVALLRRRLERLAQLYDDDYGVDVRHLPGSGAAGGLAGGLAALGASLVPGFDLVAEAVGLAEEIDRAELVVTGEGFLDEQSFRGKVVGEVAELSARANVPVLAVVGEVVDDLKELGGDSHDSDDSHDSDDSHQAHDSQHDLAVISLVERHGRERATGHPLECIEEEVTGYLQALQALRRV; encoded by the coding sequence GTGCCCCACCTCGTGGCCGCGCCCGACAAGTTCAGGGGAACAGCCGCCGCCAGCGAAGTGGCGGCCGCTGTTGCCCGGGCCGGCGCGTCGCTGGGCTGGAGCTGCACCGAGGTGCCGATGGCCGACGGGGGCGAGGGGATCCTCGACGTCCTGGGCGGGAGGGTCCGGCGGACGTCGGTGCAGGGCCCACTCGGTGAACCAGTGACGGCCGAGTGGCGGCTCGACGACAGGACGGCGGTGGTCGAGATGGCCCGCGCCTCGGGCCTGGAGCTCGCCGGCGGGCCCCGCGGCAACGACCCGGTGGCCGCGTCCACGACCGGGACCGGTCAGCTGATCGCCGCCGCCGTGGCGGCCGGCGCCCGCCGGGTGATCGTCGGCGTGGGGGGATCGGCGACGACCGACGGCGGGCTCGGGGCCCTGCGGGCCTTGGAGCCGCACCCTCGACTGGCCCAGGTCGAGCTCATCGTGGCGTGCGACGTGACAACGACGTTCGTCGATGCCGCCGAGCACTTCGCCCCACAGAAGGGGGCCAGCCCGGCTCAGGTGGCGTTGCTGCGGCGCCGGCTCGAGCGCCTCGCCCAGCTGTACGACGATGACTACGGCGTCGACGTCCGGCACTTGCCCGGCAGCGGGGCCGCCGGCGGGCTCGCCGGCGGCCTCGCTGCCCTCGGCGCCAGCCTCGTTCCGGGTTTCGACCTGGTGGCCGAGGCCGTGGGCCTGGCGGAGGAGATCGATCGGGCGGAGCTCGTCGTCACGGGTGAGGGATTCCTCGACGAGCAGTCGTTCCGGGGGAAGGTGGTCGGCGAGGTGGCCGAGCTGTCGGCCCGGGCGAACGTCCCCGTCCTCGCCGTGGTGGGCGAGGTGGTCGACGACCTGAAGGAGCTCGGCGGCGACAGCCATGACAGCGACGACAGCCATGACAGCGACGACAGCCACCAGGCCCACGACAGCCAGCACGACCTCGCCGTCATCTCGCTCGTCGAGCGCCACGGGCGGGAGCGGGCGACCGGTCACCCACTCGAGTGCATCGAGGAAGAGGTGACTGGCTACCTGCAGGCGCTTCAGGCGCTGCGGCGGGTGTAG
- a CDS encoding trehalose-6-phosphate synthase, which yields MGGPELVIVSNRGPLSFSLDDDHQLVARRGAGGLVSSLSPMIAGTDTIWIAAAMNEHDRTAAERGLMEVEGFRLRSLALDPGSYRMAYDVVSNATLWFLHHGLFDLARRPRLDRRWRQAWGAYREVNQAFAEAVVETAPEGATVLVQDYHLALVGAGLAQRRPDLRAVHFTHTPFCDPSSIRILPSDVAEELLAGMGAHVSCGFHSPRWAQAFEACSAEVLGRVPPTFVAPLGPDAEDLERVVNSDESARWDRWLSSLLGDRQLVLRVDRVELSKNLLRGFLAFDELLEVHPALRERVIFVALVYASRQGLPEYLAYRTEVEHLAAQLNHKWATPSWTPVVLDISDNFPRSVAALRRYDVLLVNPLRDGLNLVAKEGPVINTNHGLLALSREAGAWAELREAALEVNPFDIAGTAEVLARALTMGQTERAERSAAIRVVAARRTPRDWLDDQLVAAEA from the coding sequence ATGGGCGGACCGGAGCTTGTCATCGTCTCCAACCGGGGTCCGCTGTCGTTCTCCCTGGACGATGACCACCAGCTCGTGGCCCGACGCGGCGCCGGCGGGCTGGTGTCCAGCCTGAGCCCGATGATCGCGGGGACCGACACCATCTGGATCGCCGCCGCGATGAACGAGCACGACCGGACGGCGGCCGAACGCGGCCTGATGGAGGTGGAGGGCTTTCGCCTCCGGTCGCTGGCCCTGGATCCCGGCTCCTACCGCATGGCGTACGACGTGGTGTCGAACGCCACCCTGTGGTTCCTTCATCACGGGCTCTTCGATCTCGCCCGCCGGCCCCGTCTCGACCGGCGGTGGCGCCAGGCGTGGGGCGCCTACCGGGAGGTGAACCAGGCCTTCGCCGAAGCGGTCGTCGAGACCGCCCCCGAGGGGGCCACCGTGCTGGTCCAGGACTACCACCTGGCGTTGGTCGGAGCAGGGCTGGCCCAGCGTCGCCCCGACCTGCGGGCCGTCCACTTCACCCACACCCCGTTCTGCGATCCCAGCAGCATTCGGATCCTGCCGTCGGACGTGGCCGAGGAGCTGCTCGCCGGGATGGGAGCCCACGTGTCGTGTGGGTTCCACTCTCCCCGTTGGGCGCAGGCCTTCGAAGCATGCAGCGCGGAGGTGCTGGGGCGGGTTCCGCCGACGTTCGTTGCGCCACTGGGACCCGACGCCGAGGACCTCGAGAGGGTCGTCAACTCGGACGAGAGCGCGAGATGGGACCGCTGGCTGTCGTCCCTGCTGGGTGATCGCCAGCTGGTCCTGCGCGTGGACCGGGTCGAGCTGTCGAAGAACCTCCTCAGGGGATTCCTCGCCTTCGATGAGCTGCTCGAGGTCCATCCCGCCCTGCGGGAGCGCGTGATCTTCGTGGCCCTGGTGTACGCGTCCCGCCAGGGGCTGCCCGAGTATCTCGCCTACCGGACCGAGGTGGAGCACCTGGCGGCGCAGCTCAACCACAAGTGGGCGACGCCAAGTTGGACGCCGGTGGTGCTCGACATCTCCGACAACTTCCCGCGTTCTGTGGCGGCTCTGCGTCGCTACGACGTGCTTCTGGTCAACCCGCTGCGTGATGGGCTCAACCTCGTGGCGAAGGAAGGCCCCGTCATCAACACCAACCACGGCCTGCTGGCCCTCTCCCGTGAAGCCGGGGCGTGGGCCGAGCTGCGCGAGGCGGCGCTGGAAGTGAACCCGTTCGACATCGCCGGCACGGCCGAGGTGCTGGCGAGGGCACTGACCATGGGGCAGACCGAGCGTGCCGAGCGATCGGCCGCCATCCGAGTGGTCGCGGCCCGACGGACCCCGCGGGACTGGCTCGACGACCAGCTGGTGGCGGCCGAGGCCTGA